The Gordonia westfalica sequence CTGATGGCGAGGCCGCCGAGGCAGGATGTCGCGCGCGTACTTCACTGCGACCGCCGCGCCCGCACTGTAGCCGCCGACGACCACGAGTTCGCGGGATTCGGTGACAGCTCGATCCAACGCTGCCGCGCCGATCGCTTTCGACTCCTCATACGACAGGTCGCCCATGCCGGTCGCCGGGCCGAAGTCGGCCGGGTACGGCACATACGTGAACTTCACCTTGCGGGGGTCGAGCGCGCGGCGCAGCGCCTCCGACGCGGGGGAGCCGCCGCGGGGTGCCCAAGTTCCGTCGACCCAGAGAAGTTCGATCATGACCGTCCTGCCCACCATGCTCGGATCTCGTCGCGCCACACTTGCCATGGCCGGCGGAAGTCGCCTGCCGCCCAACGGTCACGGCGGGTCTTGTACTGCAACACCAGCAGCATCACCAGGAGCGCGAGCATCATCACGGCGCCACCCGAGTACAGGATGAATCGAATCCACGCCCGCCCCGGATAGTCAGTACCCGCCCACACTGACGCCGAGATCTGGAGAAAGACCAGCGACATCAGGGTCGACTTGCCTAGGTAGATGAGTGACACCCGCTCCTTCCACCAGTACTGCCATGCGGCGTAGCAGATGGTGTAGACGGTGGCCAGCACGGCGAGCACCACAAGTGCCCAGTCGGCTATCAGCTCCACTAGTTCAGCCTTCCGAAGATCAGCTCGGCCCAGTGGTTGCGTTCCAACTGGTCACGAAGCTCCCGCTGTACCGGCCGCGCCCGTTCGGCGAGCCGTGCGCTTTCGGACCGGGCTTCTTCGGCCGATCGCGCGTTTCGCTTCGAGCGCGCATCAACTTCGTGCGCGCTCGCCCCCTTGGTCTTGAATCCCCACATCAGTTGGACTCCAAGCTCTCTCGCAGTGCCTTCGACTGGCTCGCGATGAGCTGGCCGGCGACATTCCACTCGGCCATCGTCTGCGCGTTGCGCGCGTTGGTCTCGAGGAGGTCGGCGATGGTCTTGGCGTCGCGCTCGGCCGCGGTCTTGTAGATCGAGATCTCCGATCCCCATACGATCCAGCCACGGGCGAAGGCGATACCGAGCACGAGCGCCATGCCGACGACGACCCCCACCACGCCGATGTCACTCAGCGCGGCGGGGTTCATCCAAGCGCTGGCGCTCGAGGTCACGGTCATCGGCCGAGGTTGACTTCGCGCTCGACGCCGTCAGCGGGAAGCTCAATACCTGCCAACACCTTCGGTGTGACCTGCGGGCGGGTGAACAGGAATCCGAGAGCAATCGTGGAGACCGCGAGGATGGCGCCCTGTTGCTGCTCGCTGAGGTTCAAGCCGAACGCAACGACCAGCGGCACCGCGGTCTGAACGACCGCGACGAGCGCCGGGTACACGCTCTCCTTCACCGAGATCACCACGAGCAGACCGAGCACCGCGTTGACCGCGGCCATGAACACGCCCTGAGTCTCGGTGGGGATGTTGAACCCGAACGTGGTCAGCAGAACCAGGATGGCTGAGACGAGGGAGGTCCAGGCGGCGGGCTCGCGGCCGAGGACAAGACGAGGGGTGGGTACAGACATGACGAGAACTCCTTCTGTGGGTGCGGCTCAGGCCGCGATGAGGTCGACTGCTTCGACGGCCAGCGGGATGCCGGCCGCGTTGACGAGAGTGAGATCCTTCGCGGCGTCGCCGATCTTCTTCACCGCGCCTGAGGGGTCCCACTCGAGGACGCCGTGCTCGAACGCCTGACGCTTGCCGCCCGTGCCGTTCGAGATCTCGTCCGACGTCGGCCAGCCGAGCGGGCCCTTCTCGTAGCCCTCGAGCGCCCAGCGCTGGCCGATGACGCCCTTCACGACG is a genomic window containing:
- a CDS encoding putative phage holin, whose amino-acid sequence is MELIADWALVVLAVLATVYTICYAAWQYWWKERVSLIYLGKSTLMSLVFLQISASVWAGTDYPGRAWIRFILYSGGAVMMLALLVMLLVLQYKTRRDRWAAGDFRRPWQVWRDEIRAWWAGRS
- a CDS encoding DUF7620 family protein; this translates as MWGFKTKGASAHEVDARSKRNARSAEEARSESARLAERARPVQRELRDQLERNHWAELIFGRLN